A genomic region of Rickettsiales bacterium contains the following coding sequences:
- a CDS encoding sulfotransferase — protein MTSLQAQAEEFFNAGRNAAAEAHTLPLAETLIAKAIECDGSVPAYYQLQCDILRCIKQFDKAIAAGEQAVNLARQDAEAWYLLALACSEAGRHGDAAAHYQQALCFNPRHDKAANNLGAMLEVDGKLSEAEACYARAVESNPCNAEAQNNLGAILSTRGDLDRARQCFIASVNVNPLFVHAHYNLSTLKKYTVDDPHLIALEKLAANAHNLPVDVQLRLWFSLGKAWEDVKRYDDSFAAYERGNRIHRAMIGYDEKTAAKSTRDIIERFNKTLARKKHSGLADETPIFIVGMPRSGTTLIEQILSSHSVVFGAGELHDLCSTITQQWGIGAGISYIDCLQSATEEELHAIGAAYLQKIRVLHSTAPRITDKMPGNYFYIGLIHTVFPKAKIIHSMRDPMDTCFSNYSRLFKETMPFAYDLQELGRYWRQYDALMRHWKNVLPKGTILDVRYEDVVADLEGQARRLLDYCGLPWEEGCLAFYQNKRLVKTASVAQVRQPIYQSSVARWEHYRKHLEPLRQAMDGKEMPQQSMTIEQALASANQALERNQLAEAEMLLRKILEVRPREAQALHLLGLVAYKAGKPDIAIELVRQAIQSDGNIALFHANLTEMYRVRGELARAIAHGKQAIALEPGLIAAHANLGISYFDQKEYDKAEACQKAALAINPHFPPALNAMGSIRRTYKDDEGAMEYYRKAIAANPHYTEPLSNLSEVLVRRGQVQEALTYLDQVLAFNPNDTHALCNRGYALLALSEPEEAHRCFSRVLELRSDYAEAYAGLARLCNDLHQYAQAKAYVLKSLALKPGTAEFHSTLASIHLALGETDKALAIFETALMHDPALASAKLGVGSIMMQKGELAKAESIFRSVLDSGQERINALCSLSQVRKIRSDEDVIPLLEKEAEQLALLPDEKASRIHFALGKAYDDNDNPEKAFHHFLEGCRLHRKHNHYNAQEQYRLFARQKDIFSRRFIDQNRGQGVSSDVPIFVLGMPRSGTTLVEQIIASHPHVFGAGELPDFSEIAQQPQSIEAIGSQYVDRLRALAPGAKYITDKMPHNYFHMGAIHLALPNAKIIHVERHPLDTCLSCFIRLFSHPQEYTYNLYDLGRYYREYSQLMDHWRAVLPADSFYTIRYEELVADMETHARKLISYCGLSWDDACFEPHKTRRDIRTASVTQVRQPVYTSSVARWKKYERFLGPLIEGLGNVLKE, from the coding sequence ATGACATCGTTACAGGCGCAAGCGGAAGAGTTTTTCAATGCCGGTAGAAACGCTGCTGCTGAGGCGCACACATTGCCGCTGGCGGAAACACTGATAGCTAAGGCCATAGAATGCGATGGCTCGGTTCCTGCCTACTATCAACTCCAGTGCGATATTTTAAGATGCATCAAACAATTCGACAAGGCGATTGCCGCTGGCGAGCAGGCGGTGAACCTCGCCCGGCAAGATGCAGAAGCCTGGTATCTTCTGGCTCTGGCCTGCAGCGAAGCAGGGCGGCATGGTGACGCTGCTGCGCACTATCAGCAAGCCCTGTGTTTTAATCCCCGGCATGATAAAGCTGCCAATAATCTTGGCGCAATGCTGGAAGTGGACGGGAAGCTGTCGGAAGCCGAAGCATGTTATGCGCGTGCCGTAGAGTCCAATCCCTGTAATGCGGAAGCGCAAAACAATCTAGGCGCCATCTTGAGCACTCGCGGCGATCTGGATCGCGCGCGCCAATGCTTTATTGCTTCGGTGAATGTTAACCCGTTGTTTGTACACGCGCATTACAATCTCTCGACACTCAAGAAATATACGGTGGATGACCCGCACCTTATCGCTCTGGAAAAACTGGCTGCCAATGCCCACAATCTCCCTGTTGATGTGCAGCTCAGGCTGTGGTTCTCGTTGGGCAAGGCCTGGGAAGATGTTAAGCGTTATGACGATTCCTTTGCTGCCTATGAGCGTGGCAACCGCATCCATCGCGCCATGATTGGCTATGATGAAAAGACTGCGGCGAAAAGCACACGGGATATCATTGAACGTTTCAATAAAACGCTGGCAAGGAAAAAACATTCGGGTCTTGCGGATGAAACGCCCATTTTTATTGTCGGCATGCCACGTTCGGGAACCACACTGATTGAGCAAATCCTCTCCAGCCATTCCGTCGTGTTCGGTGCGGGAGAACTACACGATCTATGCAGTACGATCACGCAACAGTGGGGGATTGGGGCAGGTATTTCTTATATAGACTGCCTGCAATCGGCTACGGAAGAAGAATTGCATGCTATCGGTGCGGCATATTTGCAAAAGATCCGTGTGCTCCATTCCACGGCACCCCGTATCACCGATAAAATGCCCGGAAATTATTTTTACATCGGTCTTATTCACACAGTATTTCCGAAGGCAAAAATTATCCATTCTATGCGCGATCCCATGGATACGTGCTTTTCCAACTATTCGCGGCTTTTTAAAGAAACCATGCCTTTCGCGTATGATTTACAGGAGCTTGGCCGGTACTGGCGTCAGTATGACGCGTTGATGCGGCATTGGAAGAATGTTCTGCCGAAAGGCACGATTCTTGATGTGCGCTATGAAGATGTCGTTGCCGATCTCGAAGGGCAGGCGAGGCGCTTGCTCGATTATTGCGGCTTGCCCTGGGAAGAGGGATGTCTTGCTTTCTATCAAAACAAGCGTCTGGTCAAAACTGCCAGCGTTGCGCAGGTGCGCCAGCCGATCTATCAAAGCTCTGTTGCGCGCTGGGAGCATTACCGCAAGCATCTTGAGCCTTTGCGTCAAGCGATGGACGGAAAAGAGATGCCACAACAAAGTATGACAATCGAACAGGCGTTGGCGAGTGCCAATCAGGCGCTGGAAAGAAACCAGTTGGCGGAAGCGGAAATGCTCCTGCGGAAAATTTTGGAAGTGAGGCCGCGGGAGGCGCAGGCGCTGCATCTCTTAGGGCTGGTCGCCTATAAAGCCGGGAAACCTGATATAGCCATTGAGTTAGTCCGGCAGGCTATCCAGTCGGACGGAAATATTGCACTTTTTCATGCCAACCTCACTGAAATGTATCGTGTCCGGGGTGAGCTTGCACGGGCGATAGCTCACGGCAAGCAGGCGATAGCTCTTGAGCCAGGTCTGATCGCGGCGCATGCCAATCTCGGTATCAGCTATTTCGACCAGAAAGAATATGATAAAGCCGAGGCCTGCCAGAAAGCGGCGCTTGCCATCAACCCGCATTTTCCGCCGGCACTCAATGCTATGGGTAGTATCCGGCGCACGTATAAAGACGATGAAGGCGCTATGGAGTATTACCGTAAAGCCATTGCTGCCAATCCGCATTATACGGAGCCGCTCAGCAACTTAAGTGAAGTGCTGGTGCGCCGTGGCCAGGTGCAAGAAGCGTTGACCTATCTCGATCAGGTTCTGGCTTTCAACCCGAATGACACACATGCCTTGTGCAATCGCGGCTATGCTCTTTTGGCATTGAGCGAGCCGGAAGAAGCGCACCGCTGTTTTTCACGCGTCCTGGAGTTGCGGTCGGATTATGCGGAAGCTTACGCTGGCCTAGCGCGCTTATGCAACGATCTTCATCAATACGCGCAAGCGAAAGCATATGTGCTCAAATCCCTGGCGCTAAAACCCGGTACGGCGGAATTCCATAGCACTCTCGCTTCGATCCATCTTGCTTTAGGAGAGACGGATAAGGCGCTTGCAATATTTGAGACGGCATTAATGCATGACCCCGCTCTGGCAAGCGCTAAGCTCGGAGTTGGCAGTATCATGATGCAAAAGGGGGAGCTTGCAAAAGCAGAATCCATTTTTCGTAGTGTTCTGGATAGCGGGCAGGAGCGCATCAATGCGCTTTGCAGCCTTAGCCAGGTCAGGAAAATCAGGTCTGATGAGGATGTCATCCCGCTTTTGGAAAAGGAGGCGGAGCAATTGGCACTCCTTCCGGATGAAAAAGCCAGCCGTATTCATTTCGCGCTCGGTAAAGCGTATGATGATAATGATAATCCTGAAAAAGCTTTCCACCATTTTCTGGAAGGCTGTCGGTTGCACCGCAAGCACAATCATTATAATGCGCAAGAGCAATACAGGCTCTTTGCACGCCAGAAGGACATATTCAGCAGACGCTTTATTGACCAGAACCGAGGCCAGGGCGTTTCTTCAGATGTGCCGATCTTTGTACTCGGCATGCCGCGTTCGGGCACGACGCTGGTCGAACAAATCATTGCCAGCCACCCGCACGTGTTTGGGGCAGGCGAATTGCCGGATTTTTCTGAGATTGCGCAGCAACCGCAAAGCATCGAAGCGATTGGCAGTCAATATGTTGATAGGCTCAGAGCGCTTGCGCCGGGTGCTAAATACATTACCGACAAAATGCCCCATAATTATTTTCATATGGGAGCGATACATTTAGCGTTGCCTAACGCCAAAATCATTCATGTTGAGCGACATCCGCTCGATACGTGCTTATCCTGCTTTATCCGTCTTTTTTCCCATCCGCAGGAATATACGTATAATCTCTATGATCTCGGGCGCTATTACCGAGAATACAGCCAGTTAATGGATCATTGGCGTGCTGTGCTTCCGGCGGATAGCTTTTACACCATACGTTATGAAGAACTGGTTGCAGATATGGAAACCCATGCTCGCAAGCTGATCAGTTATTGCGGACTATCATGGGATGATGCATGCTTCGAGCCCCATAAAACCAGGCGCGATATCCGTACTGCGAGCGTCACGCAAGTTCGTCAGCCTGTCTATACGTCTTCTGTTGCACGCTGGAAAAAATATGAGCGGTTCTTAGGGCCGCTGATAGAAGGTTTAGGCAATGTGTTGAAAGAGTAA
- a CDS encoding autotransporter domain-containing protein, protein MSQLKPLKKYLIGSTALIGGSFFLPATAFAISCPTIITGTALSGIVCDFDATSSVTVANGGNVGGINLSTNTPPSPGYIHNNGTLGWTGTGIVINSSNLSGGIANSGTISTDASGIGIINGSAVLNGITNTGNIISTAAGTGIRLSSSILMGGITNSGTISGSNNDEGIAIINNSTVVDGIHNTGVIQGGPNGNGILMRSSNLSGGIANSGTISGAGTGLAAFNVSNITGDIVNSGTITGTTSAGISLHNGATLNGSLINQAGGVISGGNAGILVFSATNITGHIANSGTISSANTGIRISSTAIISGGIQNSGTIQGNIFAINIDPTSTVPNIDLLSGSTVIGDIQATNTTLNLLGGQIDGNTNVNAINVASNFTTHGNLTANNTTVASGDRLTLRAGDTLTGNFAGNGGTLAFGVSNNTFGKIVGNADLTGVNVAVDLGNAPLLHNGDEMKVIQGSAPLTGGPGGMLTAISDNSYLWNFQMVDGTGATTPTSSSDLFIRASRASSGNLGFNPADTNTYNTLQTFADANTSDPAILRVLGNLNSAPTRAAAQNTLQSVEPTLNGSDFIGAQALNNQTLNMAAEQLAILHGSGETGMAAGGNLKGVRIWGQMFDAEANQGEHQGIKGYSANSWGGAVGIDTRNINDKTILGLALSSGQTNANSKNANHTGTDVNSYQLTLYGDYAFTKDTFASGMLAYGWQNVDTIRYDVGGAGGSAAHGDFNTNEIAARTELGKNYRYGSTLVTPSILANYLHYSPDSYTETGAGSMNLHIDRKNMDVLELGVGTKLSWTYQRAEGVLTPSVHGGWRYDVIGDHLDATNSFAAGGPAFDTQGIQPGRGTLDMGASVKYVTNSNIELTANYELQHKMDYTSNAGFVRAAYKF, encoded by the coding sequence ATGTCTCAACTGAAACCTCTCAAGAAATACCTGATTGGTTCCACCGCCCTGATTGGCGGAAGCTTCTTCCTCCCGGCAACCGCCTTCGCTATATCATGCCCGACCATCATCACAGGTACGGCACTTTCAGGAATCGTCTGCGATTTCGATGCGACTTCCAGCGTCACTGTCGCAAACGGCGGTAACGTCGGCGGCATAAATTTGAGCACCAACACACCTCCCTCCCCCGGCTACATTCACAATAACGGAACTCTGGGCTGGACCGGCACCGGTATCGTCATAAACAGCAGCAATCTTTCTGGTGGCATCGCCAATAGCGGCACCATCAGTACCGACGCTTCAGGCATCGGGATTATTAACGGCTCTGCCGTCCTGAATGGCATCACGAATACCGGCAACATCATCAGCACCGCAGCCGGTACTGGCATCCGACTCTCCAGCAGCATACTCATGGGCGGCATCACCAACAGCGGCACTATCAGTGGCAGCAACAACGATGAAGGCATTGCCATTATCAATAACAGTACGGTTGTAGACGGAATCCATAATACGGGTGTCATTCAGGGGGGACCTAATGGCAATGGTATTCTCATGCGCAGCAGCAACCTTTCCGGCGGCATTGCCAACAGCGGCACCATCAGTGGCGCGGGCACGGGACTTGCAGCGTTTAACGTGTCGAATATCACCGGTGATATCGTCAACTCCGGCACCATTACGGGCACAACGTCTGCTGGCATCTCATTGCATAACGGCGCAACGCTGAATGGCAGCCTCATTAATCAAGCGGGCGGCGTAATTTCCGGCGGCAACGCCGGTATCCTGGTGTTTAGCGCCACGAACATCACAGGACACATCGCCAACAGCGGCACCATTTCAAGCGCAAACACCGGTATCAGGATATCCAGCACTGCAATTATCAGCGGCGGCATTCAGAATTCCGGCACCATTCAGGGCAACATATTCGCTATCAATATCGACCCCACTTCGACCGTACCCAACATCGACCTTCTCAGCGGCAGCACCGTTATTGGCGACATTCAGGCGACGAACACTACCCTTAACCTCCTTGGCGGCCAGATCGATGGCAATACCAACGTTAATGCCATCAATGTCGCAAGCAATTTCACCACACACGGCAACTTAACCGCCAACAACACGACGGTAGCGAGCGGCGACAGGCTGACGCTGCGCGCAGGCGACACGCTGACGGGAAATTTCGCCGGCAATGGAGGCACGCTCGCCTTCGGGGTAAGCAATAACACGTTCGGCAAAATTGTCGGCAACGCCGATCTGACAGGCGTGAACGTCGCTGTCGATCTTGGAAACGCCCCGCTGTTGCATAACGGTGATGAGATGAAAGTCATCCAGGGCAGCGCTCCCCTCACCGGCGGCCCGGGCGGTATGCTGACCGCGATTTCCGATAACTCCTACCTCTGGAACTTCCAGATGGTTGACGGCACCGGTGCTACAACCCCGACCAGCAGCAGCGATCTGTTCATCCGGGCAAGCCGTGCTTCATCCGGCAACCTTGGCTTTAACCCAGCCGACACAAACACCTATAACACACTGCAGACATTTGCGGATGCGAATACCAGCGACCCGGCCATACTGCGAGTACTGGGAAATTTAAACAGCGCCCCCACCCGGGCCGCCGCCCAGAATACCCTCCAGTCGGTGGAACCTACACTTAACGGCAGCGATTTCATCGGTGCACAGGCGCTCAATAACCAGACATTGAATATGGCAGCCGAACAACTGGCCATATTGCACGGTAGCGGCGAAACCGGTATGGCTGCCGGCGGCAACCTGAAGGGCGTGCGCATATGGGGGCAGATGTTCGATGCAGAAGCGAACCAGGGTGAACATCAAGGTATCAAAGGCTATAGCGCCAATAGCTGGGGCGGCGCAGTCGGTATTGATACACGTAACATCAACGACAAGACGATTCTGGGCCTGGCATTAAGCTCTGGCCAAACCAACGCCAACTCAAAGAACGCTAACCACACCGGTACGGATGTAAACAGCTACCAGCTGACCCTATACGGTGATTACGCTTTTACAAAAGATACTTTTGCAAGCGGCATGCTGGCTTATGGGTGGCAGAATGTCGATACCATCCGCTACGATGTAGGCGGCGCAGGCGGCTCGGCCGCACACGGCGACTTTAACACGAACGAGATCGCAGCGCGCACGGAACTGGGCAAGAATTACCGCTACGGCTCTACCCTCGTGACCCCAAGCATTCTGGCCAACTACCTGCACTACTCACCGGACAGCTACACGGAAACCGGTGCCGGAAGCATGAACCTGCATATTGACCGTAAGAACATGGACGTTCTCGAACTTGGCGTGGGCACAAAGCTTAGCTGGACTTACCAACGCGCAGAGGGAGTCTTAACCCCAAGCGTTCACGGCGGATGGCGTTATGATGTCATCGGCGATCATCTCGATGCCACCAATAGTTTCGCTGCCGGCGGCCCGGCTTTCGATACTCAGGGCATACAGCCCGGCCGCGGCACACTCGATATGGGCGCAAGCGTGAAGTACGTAACCAACAGTAACATAGAGCTTACTGCCAATTACGAGCTCCAGCATAAAATGGACTACACCAGTAACGCAGGCTTTGTGCGCGCGGCTTACAAGTTTTAA
- a CDS encoding aromatic amino acid lyase — protein MSHKRTLLLNGNSLTPKQVNAIVRGDITEIRIDPAALRRVRETHRAFERTAAENQVYGLHTGFGSRATVLIDQNTDRYSSIVNTGSFSNIFDFVDPSVSKAVLAIKANSFLAGGMGAVRPELIEKLVEVFNDNNFRSMPNVPALGTGEGDLNSSAILAKWWLDKHPDFHLAPGEDLALLAGNDYCDALMAVTLSEIRRLMDISYSVFGASMEGYRAQPQAIAPQVAEARPSNSLRTSIKCINGVMKDSRLLETGARNLQDPNSFRTFPQVMAAVENYTSKLEKYLQQEMNSATQNPYYSADSDQIIHNGNFDTTYSSVTLSALQLALAKHADISFKRLSKMCDPHFNGRLVPGLSRPNSLADNIQSLNVTNIAGQALKNVVGHARQNITDASSLQFQNGIEDSVSGVFQQLLDAQAMVKNIRLVMACELVVAMATIQERIRDGDIVEGDLSPHIARIYENFMQSIDISRTTDRSGMGFDLDQVTALFDNRDIFPPTPHLADRKLLHVEQLAGRTGQEAGRA, from the coding sequence ATGTCTCATAAAAGGACTTTGCTGCTGAACGGAAATTCATTAACGCCCAAACAGGTTAACGCCATTGTCAGAGGCGATATTACCGAAATACGCATTGATCCTGCCGCACTGCGCCGGGTAAGGGAAACTCATAGAGCCTTTGAAAGAACGGCTGCCGAAAACCAGGTATACGGCTTGCATACCGGTTTTGGCAGCAGGGCAACCGTATTGATAGACCAGAACACGGACCGTTATTCCTCGATAGTAAATACGGGCAGTTTTTCCAATATTTTCGACTTCGTCGACCCAAGCGTCTCTAAGGCGGTTCTGGCTATCAAGGCTAACAGCTTTCTTGCTGGAGGAATGGGTGCTGTAAGGCCGGAGCTAATCGAAAAGCTTGTAGAAGTTTTCAACGATAATAATTTCCGCTCCATGCCTAACGTCCCAGCGCTGGGAACAGGTGAAGGAGATTTAAACTCTTCTGCAATACTTGCAAAATGGTGGCTTGATAAGCATCCGGATTTTCATTTGGCTCCGGGGGAAGATCTTGCCTTGCTGGCAGGCAATGATTATTGCGATGCGCTGATGGCGGTCACCCTGTCCGAGATAAGGCGCCTGATGGATATATCCTACTCCGTATTCGGGGCCAGTATGGAGGGGTATAGGGCTCAACCACAGGCCATCGCTCCGCAGGTTGCAGAAGCACGGCCCAGTAACTCCCTGAGAACTTCCATAAAATGTATCAACGGCGTTATGAAAGACAGCAGGCTGCTTGAAACCGGGGCACGGAACCTGCAGGATCCTAATAGCTTCAGAACATTCCCGCAGGTCATGGCTGCCGTGGAAAATTATACCAGTAAGCTTGAGAAATACCTGCAGCAGGAAATGAATTCGGCCACACAGAATCCTTACTATTCAGCGGATTCGGATCAGATCATCCATAACGGTAATTTCGACACCACCTATAGTTCTGTCACCTTAAGCGCCCTGCAGCTGGCCTTAGCGAAACATGCAGATATTTCGTTTAAGAGATTATCCAAAATGTGTGATCCGCATTTTAACGGGCGTTTGGTGCCGGGGCTGTCGCGCCCCAACAGCTTGGCAGATAACATCCAGTCCCTGAACGTAACTAACATCGCGGGGCAGGCATTGAAAAATGTCGTCGGCCACGCACGTCAGAACATAACAGACGCTTCCTCATTACAATTTCAGAACGGCATAGAAGATAGTGTTTCCGGTGTGTTTCAGCAGTTGCTGGATGCACAGGCCATGGTGAAAAATATACGATTGGTAATGGCCTGCGAACTCGTGGTGGCGATGGCCACGATTCAAGAGCGGATAAGGGATGGCGATATCGTGGAAGGAGATCTCTCTCCACATATTGCCCGGATATACGAAAATTTCATGCAATCCATTGATATCAGTAGAACAACAGACCGTAGCGGAATGGGGTTTGACCTGGATCAGGTGACAGCTCTCTTCGATAACCGCGACATATTTCCGCCCACCCCTCACCTGGCCGACAGAAAACTGCTGCATGTGGAGCAACTCGCCGGCAGAACCGGACAGGAAGCCGGCAGAGCATAA
- a CDS encoding phosphotransferase — MAFTKEDISSAFAASFPQLGTVEDVIAVMEGVRSAYRVITTEGEYFVKNVPPGARRTPEENMGIQKELYDADVPVVKPVGLMTAGDSTFTVEEFCDAQYIERPQLQHKIQVAQALAKQHAATQLPEDAIVPRHKAHAQIDTLRDNFQRVFTQFEDEGIPKENWEAALTDRFMSQFDRHGLAHLVEDQPTFGDSALPARERFRQAAAQIAHMVVKEGAVDYICDTFYNLEKSQTEHAAEIHRSRLHEDPNTGNVLYDGSGKLVALIDYEYSQLGPSYMDLGAAIKTQISGKKIDWEEASQMVSAYHQIRPLSAKEVELLPASIHVRTALLSALRLIEFSKVLGDNPPDYLKNPVPYLKDLEKEKTEIKQVEDKHLLFPRDLPQKEVLRTFLPYLNTRKFHPSPEYEDPKVETLLDAVEKFLRREKITIAYDPSLPAQPIPDDFGNVAGLVTFRLNSRPKLHNQPPLAQYQLDNSSYQRNLGDLMLAVASYCVAEKAGHPVDLKQEDIIPSFGLSARAPDDANAFHKLSKAEYPRFDKPVVFGVWGLGVQENCSQDFIDEGIRRADHLSQKAGNMDYYFLTYPQQPMALYSAYGNQYNQDPEHYYSETAMQFVQDVLMPAVSPRYTPAHPQAHRYRKEDENAVVSGERYNDIEQVRQQLGNIRFVAHSYGTCFVQEVRNALVRSMKDLGYAQEEIRETLPAVFSLNTGTLVQTDIQKTEGSFSQFSIVAKDDIVANNCSNHLRQLKEIPQDDCTLSSPDTHTVNAYSNIITGQLFASPEDQEPIVWKANPHEWEAYWYDGYNAAGQHLDNSSLPGHVLQKAIEKGASIAQDGVPSLLPSQEHIHSIEARPAGEWTARAANTAESGIAGRRAG, encoded by the coding sequence ATGGCATTTACCAAAGAAGATATTTCATCAGCATTTGCAGCTTCCTTTCCTCAGTTAGGAACTGTTGAAGATGTGATTGCTGTGATGGAGGGAGTGCGATCCGCTTATCGTGTTATAACCACAGAAGGAGAATATTTTGTAAAAAACGTTCCGCCGGGTGCAAGGCGCACTCCGGAAGAGAATATGGGGATTCAGAAAGAACTTTATGATGCCGACGTACCGGTGGTCAAACCCGTTGGCCTGATGACAGCAGGCGATAGCACATTTACTGTAGAGGAATTCTGCGATGCGCAATATATAGAGCGCCCGCAACTCCAGCATAAGATACAGGTGGCACAGGCGCTCGCCAAGCAGCATGCCGCCACGCAATTACCGGAAGATGCTATTGTTCCGCGCCATAAAGCACATGCGCAGATTGACACATTGCGGGATAACTTTCAGCGTGTTTTCACCCAATTTGAAGATGAAGGCATTCCCAAGGAAAATTGGGAAGCGGCATTGACAGACCGGTTCATGTCACAGTTTGACAGGCACGGCCTTGCTCATCTGGTAGAAGATCAGCCGACATTCGGTGATTCGGCACTACCCGCAAGGGAACGGTTCAGGCAGGCCGCCGCACAAATTGCTCACATGGTTGTGAAAGAAGGTGCTGTCGATTATATTTGCGATACATTCTACAATTTAGAAAAGAGCCAGACGGAGCATGCTGCCGAGATTCATCGCAGCAGGCTTCATGAAGATCCTAATACAGGTAATGTATTATATGACGGATCCGGCAAGCTGGTGGCCCTGATCGATTATGAATACAGTCAGCTGGGTCCTTCTTACATGGACCTCGGCGCGGCTATTAAGACGCAGATATCCGGCAAGAAGATTGACTGGGAAGAAGCCTCCCAAATGGTATCCGCCTATCACCAGATCCGCCCGTTATCCGCTAAAGAAGTGGAACTGCTCCCGGCATCCATTCATGTAAGAACTGCACTTCTCTCAGCGTTGCGGCTTATAGAATTCTCAAAGGTTTTAGGCGATAATCCGCCAGATTACCTAAAGAACCCTGTGCCTTATTTGAAGGATCTCGAGAAAGAGAAAACCGAGATCAAGCAGGTTGAGGACAAGCATTTACTCTTTCCCCGGGATTTGCCGCAAAAAGAGGTGCTGCGCACATTTCTTCCTTATCTTAATACGCGGAAATTCCATCCTTCCCCGGAATATGAAGATCCTAAAGTTGAAACCTTGCTAGATGCTGTCGAGAAATTTCTGCGCAGAGAGAAGATCACCATTGCGTATGATCCGTCATTACCTGCTCAGCCGATACCGGATGATTTCGGCAATGTTGCAGGCCTTGTCACGTTCCGCCTTAACAGCCGCCCTAAACTGCATAACCAGCCTCCCCTTGCGCAATACCAGTTGGATAATAGTTCATATCAAAGAAATCTGGGGGATCTGATGCTCGCCGTCGCGAGCTACTGCGTCGCAGAAAAGGCAGGACATCCTGTCGACCTGAAACAGGAGGATATTATACCCTCCTTCGGTTTAAGCGCCCGCGCCCCTGACGATGCAAATGCATTTCATAAACTTTCCAAGGCAGAATATCCCAGGTTCGACAAGCCTGTTGTTTTTGGAGTATGGGGGCTTGGCGTCCAGGAAAACTGCTCACAGGATTTCATCGATGAGGGAATACGCAGGGCGGATCATCTCAGCCAGAAAGCTGGCAATATGGATTATTACTTTCTTACCTACCCCCAGCAGCCTATGGCGCTATATAGCGCATATGGCAATCAGTACAATCAGGATCCGGAGCATTATTATTCCGAAACCGCCATGCAGTTTGTGCAGGATGTGTTAATGCCAGCAGTAAGTCCCCGCTATACCCCTGCCCATCCCCAGGCGCATCGTTATCGCAAGGAAGACGAAAACGCGGTCGTTTCCGGCGAACGGTACAATGATATAGAGCAGGTCAGGCAGCAACTTGGGAATATAAGATTCGTAGCGCATAGTTACGGCACCTGCTTTGTTCAGGAGGTGCGTAATGCGCTTGTGCGCTCCATGAAAGATCTGGGATATGCGCAAGAGGAAATCCGTGAAACATTGCCTGCCGTTTTTTCACTCAATACAGGTACGCTGGTTCAAACCGATATTCAGAAAACGGAGGGGAGTTTCTCCCAGTTCAGCATCGTCGCTAAAGATGATATTGTGGCCAATAATTGCAGCAACCATCTAAGACAGCTTAAGGAAATACCACAGGATGACTGCACATTAAGCTCACCTGACACACACACCGTCAATGCCTATAGCAATATCATTACCGGACAACTCTTCGCATCGCCAGAAGATCAGGAACCCATCGTCTGGAAGGCTAATCCGCATGAGTGGGAGGCATATTGGTATGACGGTTACAATGCAGCAGGCCAGCATCTCGATAATAGTTCCCTGCCTGGACATGTCCTGCAAAAGGCGATTGAGAAAGGCGCATCCATAGCGCAGGACGGAGTGCCATCCTTACTTCCATCGCAAGAGCATATCCATTCCATTGAAGCAAGGCCAGCAGGTGAATGGACAGCCAGGGCCGCAAACACAGCTGAATCCGGAATTGCAGGCCGGAGGGCTGGATAA